In Leptospira ellinghausenii, the following proteins share a genomic window:
- the argJ gene encoding bifunctional glutamate N-acetyltransferase/amino-acid acetyltransferase ArgJ, protein MKYPLGFYSFGKNIGIKDTSLDFAVIYSEVRCSAAAVFTRNNFPGAPIYVGRDHIKDGYLQAIVINSKNSNVATGEKGIKDSYQICETLAKSLGITKEDILPSSTGVIGVPLPIEKILTACTTAKENLKPGNLDEVAEAIMTTDTKKKISYRTYSHNGNEGVMYGIAKGAGMIEPNMATMLSYILCDFLPESKDLKGILKRVVDRTYNCITIDSDTSTSDTVVLMCSGKLGIIPDQDFESMLKDIATELSKKIARDGEGASKLIELTVKNGRDDLQVTKIGKSILNSPLVKTAIYGGDPNWGRFIMAIGKVFDEPIPYDHLEIQLGGISVKGASNETKSKLAEYLKSNEEIFITVELNTGNFQKTFWSCDFTEGYIQENAYYTT, encoded by the coding sequence ATGAAGTATCCTTTGGGATTTTACTCCTTTGGCAAAAATATTGGAATCAAAGATACAAGTTTAGATTTTGCTGTGATTTATTCTGAGGTTCGCTGTTCTGCGGCTGCGGTATTCACTCGGAATAATTTTCCTGGAGCTCCCATTTATGTTGGCCGTGATCATATCAAAGATGGATACTTACAAGCCATCGTCATCAATTCCAAAAATTCCAATGTGGCTACTGGTGAAAAAGGAATCAAGGACTCCTATCAAATTTGTGAAACCTTAGCCAAATCATTGGGGATAACCAAAGAAGATATTTTGCCTTCGTCCACGGGAGTGATTGGTGTTCCTCTTCCTATCGAAAAAATTTTAACTGCCTGCACAACTGCCAAAGAAAACTTAAAACCTGGAAATTTAGATGAAGTAGCTGAAGCCATAATGACGACAGATACAAAGAAAAAAATTTCCTATCGAACATATTCACATAACGGAAATGAAGGTGTGATGTACGGAATTGCAAAAGGTGCAGGTATGATCGAACCTAATATGGCGACGATGTTATCCTATATCCTATGCGATTTTTTACCTGAGTCGAAAGATCTAAAAGGAATTCTAAAACGTGTTGTGGATCGAACTTACAACTGTATCACTATCGATTCGGATACTTCCACGAGTGATACCGTTGTATTAATGTGCTCTGGTAAACTAGGAATCATCCCCGATCAGGATTTTGAATCTATGTTAAAAGACATAGCCACAGAACTTTCGAAAAAAATTGCAAGAGATGGTGAGGGTGCGAGTAAATTAATTGAACTGACTGTTAAAAATGGAAGAGACGATCTCCAAGTTACAAAGATTGGAAAATCAATTTTAAACTCACCTCTCGTCAAAACCGCTATTTACGGAGGGGATCCAAACTGGGGACGTTTCATCATGGCAATTGGTAAAGTTTTTGACGAACCAATTCCATATGATCACTTAGAAATCCAATTGGGTGGGATTTCCGTTAAAGGTGCAAGTAATGAGACCAAATCAAAGTTAGCCGAATATTTAAAATCAAATGAAGAAATTTTCATTACGGTTGAACTCAATACTGGTAACTTTCAAAAAACTTTTTGGAGTTGTGACTTTACGGAAGGATACATCCAAGAAAATGCCTATTACACAACATGA
- a CDS encoding M50 family metallopeptidase — protein MMAEKPVKFVIFLSLILSLVAFWDHQFTSYLKEFVVLIHEICHATAALFSGGVVKGIALHGNEGGETIAVPASFRGSFILVVSAGYIGSSIVGAFLLRLGFQGRHARQTMILFGLFLISVSVLYSKLGDLAYFTGIFWGVGILVLGMLGETTSILSLVFLGTSISLYSLYDLSDFAERLAETDAGILAFWMAGLGPEDLQNEEIPTVVLILGYLIATLWSLLSIGIIFMSLRTSLSHDEVHHSPDPVEQFERFPGELSPEAKLWLEKRGVDPESGIVLPPNFFLDPPSKDNQG, from the coding sequence ATGATGGCAGAAAAACCTGTTAAATTTGTCATTTTTTTATCGCTCATCCTTAGTTTAGTCGCGTTTTGGGACCACCAATTCACTTCTTACTTAAAAGAGTTTGTGGTTTTGATTCACGAAATCTGCCATGCGACGGCCGCTCTTTTTAGCGGTGGTGTTGTGAAAGGAATCGCTCTACACGGTAATGAGGGTGGAGAGACCATTGCAGTTCCTGCATCCTTTCGAGGTTCTTTTATCTTAGTTGTATCTGCAGGATACATTGGATCATCCATTGTTGGAGCATTTTTGTTACGTTTGGGATTCCAAGGCCGACATGCTCGCCAAACAATGATTTTGTTTGGTTTGTTTTTGATTTCTGTCAGCGTGTTATATTCAAAATTAGGTGATCTAGCTTATTTTACAGGTATTTTCTGGGGAGTTGGAATTTTAGTTTTAGGAATGTTAGGCGAAACTACTTCGATCCTATCCCTAGTTTTTTTAGGTACCAGCATTTCATTGTATTCTTTATATGATTTATCTGATTTTGCGGAACGACTCGCAGAAACCGACGCGGGAATCCTTGCCTTTTGGATGGCAGGCCTTGGACCTGAAGATTTACAAAATGAAGAAATTCCAACAGTGGTTTTGATTTTGGGATATTTGATCGCAACACTTTGGTCATTGCTTAGCATTGGGATCATTTTTATGTCTCTCCGAACTTCTCTTTCTCACGATGAAGTCCACCATTCTCCAGATCCTGTGGAACAATTTGAACGATTCCCAGGAGAACTATCACCCGAAGCCAAACTTTGGTTGGAAAAACGAGGGGTTGATCCAGAAAGTGGGATCGTTTTGCCTCCAAATTTCTTCTTAGACCCTCCATCGAAAGACAACCAAGGTTAG
- a CDS encoding PP2C family protein-serine/threonine phosphatase: MRELAITILSSLLFFLILFFSFIGIQNSSKKLPFYYYPSGLIVNIGEDNRAHWGNSIVTSDLERFESIGDLSGIDSYTLKLKNSQGEIYEEEFKLKNIRKTDVLGVFFSDLFLAFFSLAIAVYFYYSTRDALIFGFFFNFGLIILSNVFVLAFKNSIFLFILTLYLGSFLQYHLIYRLRGKEINSKWLLPQVLISFIMAMIASQEKYDLILIERIGIVAHAITVLFGSINIIANVVELIRSKPQEEALLKRLVLVFSIVIYVALPTSILFFDGYPWFYVHRSFFIFTYLLFILSFFYGTYRYTFVPSFVIFTPSIITLILVAIILGTYVGSIFVLDYLLPIRYLKDRWVFNFIFLFLVTAYLIPLKLKVKEFFDYWFFEKNPKLSAGINKITALLSSPLSMRKTILTINKTVKETVNVSNLIILIPGDQFANTDLRNIDFMRISPQSEIWNYFKSTDRVTVTSHLEYGIGLRETLYNFLKGLHVQLAFPAYDSSSNKKNIQAMILIGEKLDKKYFSIGELKFINEVVKISGMLLENYSLLEDEIQKRKIVRDIQTASIVDNTLRLILPSEVKGIDYGYISKPAVGISGDYLDIIPISNTKMIVLLGDVAGHGLGTGFLVSAIKGIVREQLRNGTSLEGLFREINSFFRARYKGNEFMTLLGGIFDSTENVFKYVNAGHLSLIEMRADGQIKLHSKTQRVLGILETDYHVQELKLLPGTKLFLYSDGITEAFSERDEIFGEDTLIDFLHYNADKTVKELPSFLDQRMTQFRGNREQSDDITFIGLSFSPN, translated from the coding sequence ATGAGAGAACTGGCAATCACAATCCTCTCCTCTTTACTATTTTTCCTTATCCTGTTTTTTTCGTTTATTGGAATTCAAAATAGTTCAAAAAAACTTCCCTTTTATTATTACCCATCAGGATTGATTGTTAATATTGGTGAAGACAATAGGGCCCATTGGGGAAATTCAATTGTCACTTCCGATTTGGAAAGGTTTGAATCCATTGGTGACTTGTCTGGTATAGATTCCTATACGTTAAAACTTAAAAACTCACAGGGAGAAATTTACGAAGAAGAATTTAAATTAAAGAATATTCGCAAAACAGATGTTCTAGGTGTATTTTTTTCTGATTTATTTTTAGCATTTTTTAGTCTAGCAATTGCTGTTTATTTTTATTATTCAACCAGAGATGCATTAATATTTGGATTTTTCTTTAATTTTGGATTAATTATTTTATCCAATGTATTTGTACTCGCTTTCAAAAATTCCATATTTTTATTCATATTAACCTTATATTTAGGAAGTTTTTTACAATACCATTTAATCTATCGCCTTCGAGGGAAAGAAATTAATTCAAAATGGTTATTACCACAAGTGTTGATATCTTTCATTATGGCAATGATTGCATCACAAGAGAAGTATGATTTAATTCTGATTGAACGAATAGGAATTGTTGCACATGCAATAACTGTTTTATTTGGATCGATAAATATCATTGCAAATGTCGTTGAGTTAATACGATCAAAACCTCAAGAAGAAGCACTTCTAAAACGGTTGGTGTTAGTATTTTCTATTGTCATCTATGTAGCCTTACCTACAAGTATTTTATTTTTTGATGGTTATCCTTGGTTTTATGTTCACCGATCTTTCTTTATATTTACATACTTATTATTTATACTCAGTTTTTTCTATGGTACATATCGTTACACTTTTGTTCCATCGTTTGTAATCTTTACACCGAGTATTATTACTTTAATTTTAGTAGCTATTATTTTAGGAACATATGTTGGATCTATTTTTGTTTTAGATTATCTTTTACCCATCCGTTACTTAAAAGATAGATGGGTTTTTAATTTTATCTTTTTATTTTTAGTAACAGCATATTTAATTCCGCTGAAACTTAAAGTGAAGGAATTTTTCGACTATTGGTTTTTTGAGAAAAATCCAAAACTCAGTGCCGGTATCAATAAAATCACTGCATTGTTATCTTCGCCATTATCAATGAGAAAAACAATTCTCACGATTAACAAAACTGTTAAGGAAACGGTAAATGTTTCTAATTTAATCATCCTTATTCCAGGTGATCAATTTGCAAATACTGATCTCAGAAATATTGATTTTATGAGAATCTCCCCACAATCAGAGATTTGGAATTATTTCAAAAGTACTGATCGTGTCACTGTCACCTCACATTTAGAATATGGAATAGGACTTAGAGAAACACTTTATAATTTTCTGAAAGGATTACATGTTCAATTGGCATTTCCAGCCTATGATTCTTCCTCAAACAAAAAGAATATCCAAGCTATGATTTTAATCGGAGAAAAATTAGATAAAAAATATTTTTCCATTGGAGAATTAAAATTCATTAATGAAGTTGTGAAAATTTCAGGAATGTTACTTGAAAACTATAGTTTATTGGAAGATGAAATTCAAAAACGTAAAATTGTAAGAGATATACAAACAGCTTCCATTGTCGACAACACCTTACGATTGATCCTACCAAGTGAAGTAAAAGGTATTGATTACGGTTATATATCAAAACCCGCTGTTGGTATTTCAGGAGATTACTTAGATATCATCCCTATTTCTAATACCAAAATGATTGTTTTGTTAGGTGATGTTGCTGGTCATGGACTTGGAACTGGATTTTTAGTGAGTGCCATTAAAGGTATTGTGAGAGAACAACTTAGAAATGGTACTTCGCTGGAAGGATTATTCCGAGAAATTAATTCCTTTTTTCGTGCGAGATACAAAGGGAATGAATTTATGACCTTGCTTGGTGGAATATTCGACTCCACAGAAAATGTATTTAAATATGTAAATGCAGGACATCTTTCCTTGATAGAAATGCGTGCTGATGGGCAAATCAAATTACATTCTAAAACCCAACGAGTGTTAGGTATTTTGGAAACTGATTACCATGTTCAAGAATTAAAACTTTTACCAGGAACGAAACTATTTTTATATTCGGATGGGATTACAGAAGCCTTTAGTGAACGCGATGAAATATTCGGAGAGGACACTCTTATTGATTTTTTGCATTATAATGCAGACAAAACGGTCAAAGAACTTCCCTCATTCCTCGACCAAAGAATGACACAATTCAGAGGAAATCGGGAACAATCAGACGATATTACATTTATTGGTCTTTCTTTTAGCCCCAACTAG